The Patescibacteria group bacterium sequence GAAAGTACATGGAACGGAAATACCTGACTTTTGAAATGTCCGGACAGATCATTGCACTATGGGTTCTGCAAATTAAAGAAATCTCTGATATGCAAAATATTCATCTGGTACCCAACGCTGGCGACGGTCTGCTGGGCGTGTTCGCATTGCGAGGTCGCAACATACCGGTCTTTGAATTCCGCACTGGCGAGCCGCGAATCAGCGAATGCATCATCGTCATCAAAGTGGATGCACCCAATCTGCATAGTTTCGCGCTGATCGTGGATAGACCCGAAGAGGTCTTGAGTATTCCGGATGATTTGCCTCGCTCGCCGATCGAAGAAAAAACTCTGCGTCAAGCAGTGACGCCGGCTTGTCAAGGTATCAAATACCAGGTCTCCCACGATGACCGCCAATTCTGGCTGATGGATCCTGAGAACATCCTGAGCAAAGAGCAGTTGGCCAGAGCCGCCTCACTGCTCTAGAGCCTTAGCCATTACAACAGGCCAAAAAAGGTCTAAAACAAGGAGTCTGCCATGATTCACTTTGAGCTGCACCTGCTGGCGTCCAGTCTCGGCCATTTCAAATCAGAAATACAGTTCAAAATAACCGACGTCGCCGAAAAACTGGAACTTCGCGAGGCTACTCTGGAGATCATCGAGGTCAAGTGCCTAATCAATTTGAACAACGCCTCGGCCTACCCTCACGATTGGGGGCGCCTGATCATTCAATGTGATGATAGCCACATGATCCAGGAAATCATAAAGGCACTGCAGGAGTCTGACTTCGGTATGATGATCAGCACCACAACCGATGTTTTTGTCCCATCCCGACCCACGACATGATGGACTCCTATCCGTTCGTCGATGAACACATCTAGAACCTCGACTGATGGAGTTCATACCTAGACAGCCGGGGTCCCACATATGGGACTCCGGCCTACTTTTTTATATAAACACAATAAACATTGACATTTGCAGCCTTTTTGTTTATAATTTACCCCGTATTTAAAAAATCCGCCGGGATAGCTCAGTTGGTAGAGCAACGGTTTTGTAAACCGTGGGTCGGGGGTTCAAATCCTCTTCCCGGCTCCATATAATAATTGCCTAATAGTATAATTGTTTAATTGAATAATTGATATTAGACAAAAAACTATTATACTATTAACCTATTAATCAATTAACCTAATAATTTTTATGTCACAAGATAATCTAGCCAAACTGGAATGCACTGATTGCAAAACTATCAATTATCACAGTCATCGTAACAAAAAAACAGTCAAAGAAAGACTGGAAATGAAAAAGTATTGCAAAAAGTGCAAGAAACATACTATGCACAAAGAGACTAAATAATTTGGTCTTTTGAGGGGGAGTAGTATAGTGGTAGTCCACCCAGCCGCTCGCGAGCAGCTGGGACAGGGGTCTCCACCCAGCCCTTCGCGAAGGGCTGGGTCCACCACAGCCACCATTGTTGGCTGGGTCCAAAACCTAAAAAAGCATAATTAAAACAAGAAAAGCGATTATTTATTATGTGTATATTTTAAAATTAAATAGCGGCAGATTTTATATAGGTTATACGAAAAATATAAAAAGAAGATTATCTGAACACAAAAGAAAAAAATCTTACATAACTGGCCGAGAAAAATGTTTTGAATTAATCTACTTTGAAGCTTATAATGAGATATACCCAGCTCAAGAAAGAGAGAAAAAACTCAAACAATACGGATCAGCTTATCATGGATTATTAAAAAGGTTAAAAATTCGCTAACAGTTGGAGGGGGTGTAGTGTCAATGGCTAGCACGTCGGTCTCCAAAACCGTAAGTCTGGGTTCGAATCCTAGCACCCCTGCCATTTGTTAGTGAATTTTTTAATTAAAAATTTCTGGTCTCCACCCAGCCGCTCGCGAGAGGCTGGGTCCAAAACCTCTAGCGTGGGTTCGATTCCTACCTCCCCTGCCAGCTTAAGATCATCTTTTGAGATGGTTTTTTTGTTTGCAAAAGAAAAGGAGACTCACGAATTTTGAATTCATAAATCTCCTTAATCATCATCATTGTAAATGCGACATTGATATTCGCATTCATCACACCAGCCATCACTATCTAACTTTGTTGCTGGATTGCCACAGTTTAGACATATACCCTTCTCTCTTGCTTCATTTACCTTCCTTTCTTTTCTTAAGGCTATTTCTTTTGCTTCTCTCTGAGCTTTTAATGACTCTTTATTTATCCTTTCCATTTCTAATCTATAACGCTCTTCTCTGTTTACTTCCCGTTCTTTTGTTATTATGTCATATTTCTTTACTTCTTCACTAAGCTGTTTGTCAAAACATTTAGGGCATAGTTTTTTCCCGTGAAAATTGGTGAAGATTGTTTCTTTTTTCTTTTTGCATTTATCACAAATGCCTTTACTACAAAGTGTGATGTTTTTGCCCTGTCTAGATGAGGCGCCTCTCTTACTATCCAAAACAATACCCACCCAAACCACGAACATAAGCAGGGCTAAGACGATGATTCCCATTCTTGTACCTCCAGAAAGGGTTGATGGTCAACGTACGAACAAATCATATTATATTAATATACTTTACTGTTTTTGTCAATCCTTATTATCAAAAAAAGTTCAAACACCAACCCACAGTCCCTGCCAAAAAACACCGATTACAAAAATTGGTGTTTTTTGATTAAAAAAAGACCGTCTCTTGAAGGTGGACGGCCTTACCCGGCTCGTGGAGCCAAACTAGTGATAGATCCCCGCATGGACACCAGCGATACCGAGGAGGACCCCCATGATCACGTAAGTGACCTTGTAGAGCGGCTGATGCCACTCCGGATGCTCGTCCCAGTTGATCTGGACGATCTTCCTGTCGATGATGTTGGTGACCAAAGGGCAGATCAACAACGCGAGAATGAACTGCAACATACCAGACATGGCATCCTTCCTTGTTTGTGTACAGCTATTAGCCGGAATTGGCTATTTTTAGCATTAAATTAATATAGCATAAAATAGCTTTTTTGTCAATAATATTAATTTGACCTAAATTCTCAATATAGTATAATTAACAAACTATTATTAAACTAAAGCAAATATGAACAAAAATATCATCATTGTGGTATTAGCTGTAATCTCAGCTGCTCTGGCTGTATATGTTGGATTTATCAGTTCACAAAATAAAGGTATTGGTTTGGAAAATGCTAGTACCAGAACTGGCAAACTAGTCAACGAGATTTTACTACAACCGGGCATTAGCGCCGAAATCGGCCAAGCTGTGGAAGAAAACGGGATGTATAAAATACCAATCTCTCTGCCAGATGGCACTAACATAAATACTTATCTGACCAGAGATGGTAAGCTATTTTTCCCAGAAGCCATAGATGTTGATGAGCTGACTGAAAAATTAGCTCAGGAAAACTCAGGAACTAATAACCAAAACAACATGGAACTAAAAACAGAAATTTTAAACGAGGGTAGCGGTGATCAACTAGTCGCCCCCGGTGACAATATCACTGTGGATTATACCGGCACTTTAGAAGATGGCACACAGTTTGATTCTAGTGTTGGCAAAGATCCATTTACCTTTACTATTGGCGAGGGTCAAGTTATCCAAGGTTGGGATCAAGGCTTGATTGGTATGAAAGTTGGCGAAGAAAGAAAGCTCACTATCCCCTCTGATCTAGCGTACGGTTCATACGGTAGCGGTTCGATACCACCTAATGCAACTTTGATCTTTACTGTCAAACTTATTTCTATAAATTCAGGCAACTAAATTAAAAAACAGCCTCTTTTGGCTGTTTTTTAATTCCCAAAATCTGCTATAATAAAAACATGGAAATACATAAATATTTGGAAAGTAAGCTAAAAAACTGTTCACAATATGCACTAACAAAAGAAGACCAAGAGTATATTGAAAAATACTCATTAAAAGATTTTCTTTTCAAAGAAATAAGTCGAAAAAAATTTAGGCGTTGGAAATTGTCTGATCCAGCTCGTGAAAAAATAGACAAAGCGCTTGACTATTGTCTGGCTGAAAATAAGCCAATAATTTTTCGTTCTCGTTTCGGTGGCTACAAATTATGGCGTTTTCCGACTACTCCCGAAGTAGATTGGGCAGAATTTTTTATGCTCTGCCACTATATTGAGTATCTAGCTCCTATCATAGCCGCCTACAAGCCTGGTATAAAACTTTATTTTGCTTCAGATGATGTATTTGTAGAACGCCT is a genomic window containing:
- a CDS encoding chemotaxis protein CheW, coding for MERKYLTFEMSGQIIALWVLQIKEISDMQNIHLVPNAGDGLLGVFALRGRNIPVFEFRTGEPRISECIIVIKVDAPNLHSFALIVDRPEEVLSIPDDLPRSPIEEKTLRQAVTPACQGIKYQVSHDDRQFWLMDPENILSKEQLARAASLL
- the rpmG gene encoding 50S ribosomal protein L33; this translates as MSQDNLAKLECTDCKTINYHSHRNKKTVKERLEMKKYCKKCKKHTMHKETK
- a CDS encoding GIY-YIG nuclease family protein; protein product: MYILKLNSGRFYIGYTKNIKRRLSEHKRKKSYITGREKCFELIYFEAYNEIYPAQEREKKLKQYGSAYHGLLKRLKIR
- a CDS encoding FKBP-type peptidyl-prolyl cis-trans isomerase, with product MYKIPISLPDGTNINTYLTRDGKLFFPEAIDVDELTEKLAQENSGTNNQNNMELKTEILNEGSGDQLVAPGDNITVDYTGTLEDGTQFDSSVGKDPFTFTIGEGQVIQGWDQGLIGMKVGEERKLTIPSDLAYGSYGSGSIPPNATLIFTVKLISINSGN